AACAGTTTCGTGTTCAAGGATAAACAACTTAAGCTATTAACATAATGCACAGCGGAGGTATTATGCTCAACAACATGATGTAGCGTCACAAAGTCCAAAATATCGCCCTTTGATTTATGGGTTTTGTTGGTGATGAGGTAATTTATATGCTTTTCGATGATTTATAGGGATCAAACCCTAGAATACATGTCCACAAAGATGCTATTTCactgtatatatttatgtgtaaattTAGCATGCCCTCAATTACcaaatcaaatatcaaatgCGCAGTTAGGGcattatttcagaaatgacgtAACGTCCATGTTCCGATTGGCGAGTCATACATATTTTGCTCGACGTAACTATGATACTTTGGTGTAAAGTAAGTTGAACAGCTTCTGTTTATCATAGTGTCACCCCTCTCAATGCAGGGCCATCCCGCTTGACTTATGAGACACCTAAATTGAACACCTTTACGCACATTCCGTTTCTATATACCGGTCGCCGATAGGACGGCAAACGATACCTGATAAAATAATTGCTAAGTCAGAAACGGGAAATATCAGTAAAAGCCCCGTGTGGGACTCGATACTTCAAACTTCCTCTCCATAGGCGAACACAGTAACTACTAGGCCTCAAAGGCTTAAATACAGGCAAAAACGAGCAAATTTGCCGAACAATCGAAAAAAGTACGTACACAGTATAACTGTGTATGTATAAGCAGTTATTATCAGTACATCACTTAAAAGGCATACCAAactaaatatattgttatatcattatgCTCTATTTAGAAGATATGAGTTGAAGTGAAGATTGCTTTTCACTCAAGGAAGATGTGCAATGTTTTTCACAAAGTTGATATCACAAAAAagatactatttttttttctttctaagaggtatatatatttacctttGCATATGACACCGACAATTCGTTGGTTGTTGCAAGGTGAATCTTCATTTGTTTCGAGGTCGCATTGTTCCAATGACTTTTCGTTGCCATTGCAGGATATTCTCCCAGTATACAAAGGCATTTGACCAACACCATATCGAGTTGAAGAAATTACCTCTTTTGCTCCACTGAAAAGCAACAATGAACGCACATGCATAAATGCCAcatatacattgtttttaaagcaGAATATCTGAAAgcaaaaaagaaatgtttctatatgcatgtttaatttctGCATCTCATGTATTTACCTGTATCCGAGCATAATACAGGCCACGTTTGAAGCCTTGATGTCAAAGAAATGATCGCATAGTGTCACCAAGCTCCCATTTATCGAGGTTTCTATCCGTCCTTCGTACGTGTTTGGACCATCAACCAGGCGTATTGCTTGAATGACCATTAAACACGTtttaataacagaaatattGCATGAAACGATGTAGAACAGTTTGTTACACATTTTAGTTCGTTTGTGGTTAGAAATCtacatacaattttaaattattgtattttgtccGATTTTGAGGGTAGggattatatttttgtatcttttcTATTGTATACGTTTTAGCAAAAACAATGACACCGCGATCACAATTGCCTTTGCATAGCAGTACGTCAATTCATATATCTGTGTAAGAGATTTAATATTTCTAGCAACTATATACCAGACGCTGACATGTACAGTATGCAAACACAGTTTCAATATAATAGTCTTACCGCGAACAtttaaagtaacatttaaatgacAGATCGAGGTTTCAATGAAACGTACGAATTATCAAATACGAAAGTAGTTAATGATAACCATTAcatcaacattaaaaacaagCAAGAGAGAATCACTCCGTCATGGATTTGTGTATTcgtcatgtttaaaataaaatttggtttACGAATAatctgtttcattttttgttaaatataatcatTTCTTTAAACGAATTTGTATGCACAGTTTCTTCAACACCAGATATGTTCAACAAAACAATTGCTCCAACgaatattattatgtattattgtcTACGACGGCACGTGATGAAACTTGGCTGTTACCGGTAGAAGGGCACGTCTTACCAGAAGGTCTCATTATGAAATTTTGGCACACGGGATAATGGATATTCGGCGGGTACGGTTTCACGACtgataaatcaaaataatattgtttaattactCAACGtgtatattcaattataattatatgtagtTACATATGCATCaccattaaataatatataacttgtttaacaaatattatcttaatACACACCTTCACACATGATGAGTTCATCATGGTCGTGGAAACCGCAGTACCGGAACTCGCCTTTTATAACATTACAATACTTCTCAAAGTCTAGTGAGTTTAAATCCGAGCAGCCTTCAAGTGTCATCAGGACGGGAGAAGACGCATTGTTTGTAAGTTGGCTTTCGTTGAAACGAACTGGTATATTCGTGTTGTTGCTGTAGAATGTAAATGCATGCttataaaatgaatcaaatatgtGTATACCTTAATCATACCAGTAATGTTATGGCACTGTGCAGTAACTAActattttgttatgaaaagcTGACATGTTCAACACGATCCTAGTGTGCCTGCGCTAGGTTGTAGAATACTGCACATGAGTTAAGCATATTGTATACAATGTTTCTGGTAATGtgacattgcaaaaaagctCGTATGCTTTAGTGATTTGTATTGCAAATAAGAGTATAAGATAATTGTATCATTTGATATCAGAGTTGAAGCCGAATGTCATATcgtatttatatgtttatatataagtacAAAGGGTTGAGAACACTATTTTAGGATCAAAGAAACGAGATGCTACCATATTGGATGTATTTGACAGACCTATTCAATTATTAGAAACGCAGATTTAATCATACtacatatatatcaattatactACATTCATTTAGCTAAAAGGAAATACTCAATGAATCACTTAATAACAACTGCCAATCgtgaataaacatatttgaggtaaaaacatattttaaagacaaCAAAATTAATCTTTCGGAACCTGGATCACCTTAAAAgctgaatatgaaatataagaCATGTAAACACGTACTGCCAGCGTGTCATGCACTGAAAATCCGACgcatgaataaaaacatacatcatAAGAAAATTTATATCGCTGTCACAATGCcatgctttttttttaatactcaCAAGTATCCTAACATCTGGCATATTCTGTCTTTATTTTCAGAGCTTAACAGATACCCGTCGAGTCCTCCTGCATATGTACAAACAGTTCCCCATTGTGTGTTAGTTAATATTTCCAAGCGTCCTTTACTGGGCACTTCCCCTCCAGTCAATCAAATGTTGGATACTTTAAATTCTAGAACACAAAAATACGTCAAATTAAACTGATTCATATACAGCGTGATGAACACCAATATTAAAAGATCGCATTAAAAGATTTCATGAGTGTCGAAAACTAACCCTCGATCTAATAACGCCCCATCCTTGTTCCGCCATGTATTAAagtcttaaatattgtctgatTTGACCGATATAAGACTACGATTATACAGTTATTTTCGCACGAGaaatattgaacgttttgactgtatattcttttgaaaacaatcatgagtaaataaaaatgcacAACATCCTGTACACGCAAAGTAGTTTCTATTTAATATTCATCTTTATCATAAAAACCTGCGCCTTCTAACGCAATTGTaaccagttaaaaaaaatgaatgtgtatCTTTGAATGTTGTATAAATACCACGATTATTCataagtgacactcgtatttaaaatcgttgttacacatgtataccaaacataAATCTTGAAtgaaaactaaataatgcatcttaaaaaacagtattaattactaataacaacattgtaaccgtgtattttatagctaaaaaaggcacaaatatttaatgactgatgggttctaaaatattttcagtgaTCATCTATTgtatcataaggtagaaatatcttgttttctgcatctttcttttaaattaaacacggtatccttcataagaaccactgttttcgatatttattcctcattttcggtaaattaaaacagctGTATTAACTGTAGTCGTCTTATTTGGGacttagagtgcatctttaacttctatcatttttttatattccaacgatttaaagaaaagaaatcaaACTATAGGAACAACAGTCGTACCTGAACACTTAATCCTTTGAATATATTCGAAGTCCGTGACGTTCGTTGTTCTATTTTCATACACTGAATCAACACAAGCACCTATTTCAGTGGCATTTCCTTCACAATCAAATAAAGGCATCAATCATACGCCTCCTGTGTAATTGTACTCTTTTGATGTCAAAAATGATCCGTAACCTATATAtctgtttaaaaatatcaaaagtttaTCACGGCTCGCTACTTAAGATATACATTCCACGTGGCACTGACGTCATATGTGAACGACATTAATACTATTATCTGTGACATGTTGCGCCCATTTTCATGCATTGATTGAGTTAATTTGAATACGAAGGTTGTCCGCCAGCGTGGCGGGATTGAACTTGTACAGATGCAAAAAGGAGATAATATTACCGATGGACGAATAATAATAtagattttcttaattatttggTATCTAgagtatcatttaaaaaaatcttttgcGATAAAGGGATAATCCTAAAACCGGTAACTGTAGAGTGATATACTATTTCGTCAAATGACTGGGCAAGCTACTTTGAATCTTTACTATACAAGGAAAATCAAGTACCCATAGAACATATAGAACTTTGATGTTATGCACAACACTAAACTTAACAATAACGACCATTTGAATCGTCCTATATCAAATTATGGAATACAAACAggtataaaaaagttaaaattagGTACATCACGATGTAAAGACAAGCAAAGTGTAGAATTCCATAAGGGCACTCAGCAATATATTACCACAGTTTTAAATCTGCCATTTATCGAATTCTAGAAGCGGATGATTTCCCGGACTTTTGGAGTGAAAGTGTTTGATCAGGCTATTATGTCGCCGACAAAATATTCTGCTTGCAAAGTATGGTTCAGAAATATATACCTTGATGCACTTTAAATTATTTCCTATCCCTACATAAAAAGGTATAAAAGATAGAATAATAACAATCCTGATGTCCATATATAAAGAATAATTGCAGAAATGGTATCTTAATAACCAATAATATCCATGATATATTTAGTGTTATCAATATATTGGTCCCCTTAATGACGGTAAGTAAATTCAGTGTCATCAGTAAAATGGTCCCCTTTTTGACTATTTTAAACTTCAgtgttatcaatatatttgtCTCCTTAATGACTGTTGGGAGCTTCAGTGTCATCAATATATTGGTCCCCTTAATGACTGTTTGAAACTTCAGTGTCATCCATATATTGGTCCCCTTAATGACTGTTTGAAACGTCAGTGTTATCAATATATTGGTCCCCTTAATGACTGTAAGTAAATTCAGTGTCATCATTAAAATGGCCCCCTTTTTGACCATTTGAAACTTCAGTGTTATCAATATATTGGTCTcctaaa
The Mya arenaria isolate MELC-2E11 chromosome 12, ASM2691426v1 DNA segment above includes these coding regions:
- the LOC128211701 gene encoding neurotrypsin-like → MVIQAIRLVDGPNTYEGRIETSINGSLVTLCDHFFDIKASNVACIMLGYSGAKEVISSTRYGVGQMPLYTGRISCNGNEKSLEQCDLETNEDSPCNNQRIVGVICKGGPMKLEPFANKPYEGVFTTSQYGKWYRFTGNISDITTKTLCNMTGFRQVSDYDYNIEDVRFKQLRAATPNQGVLELFIDGELGTPSVELGMVEAQIICKHFGYL